In one window of Helianthus annuus cultivar XRQ/B chromosome 17, HanXRQr2.0-SUNRISE, whole genome shotgun sequence DNA:
- the LOC110922964 gene encoding 5-amino-6-(5-phospho-D-ribitylamino)uracil phosphatase, chloroplastic-like translates to MIESIAATSLLGYTPVLGPCLRNVSGKQFPRVGVIKAQAMELAKEPNRYTERERFPDSLEDLKPASWPPKNKADNPLLHNPLARQERMGCGWLGAIFEWEGVLIEDNPDFEKQAWLALAEEEGKYPPPAFVLKRIQGMKNEQAISEVLCWSRDPSQLKRMASRKEEIHQALQGGVYRFRDGSHEFVNVLTRHKIPVALVSIRPRKNLEEAIVAIGIEGVFNVVVTADDVYRGKPDPEMFVYAAQLLQFIPERCIVFGNSNLTIEAAHDAKMKCVAVASKHPVYELTAADLVVRQLDELSVVDLKNLADIELTEFGSTPELEMEVEEEDDQLPPPSAAIDDGFW, encoded by the coding sequence ATGATTGAATCAATTGCTGCAACATCCCTTTTAGGCTATACTCCGGTTCTAGGGCCTTGTTTGAGAAATGTTTCTGGGAAACAGTTTCCGAGAGTTGGAGTGATTAAGGCCCAGGCGATGGAGTTAGCAAAAGAACCCAATCGGTATACAGAAAGAGAGCGATTTCCCGATAGTTTAGAGGATCTGAAACCGGCTTCCTGGCCACCTAAGAACAAGGCTGATAACCCGTTGTTACATAACCCGTTAGCCCGGCAAGAAAGAATGGGTTGTGGTTGGTTAGGTGCAATTTTTGAGTGGGAAGGAGTATTGATAGAAGATAATCCGGATTTTGAAAAACAGGCATGGCTTGCACTTGCAGAAGAAGAAGGCAAATACCCGCCTCCGGCTTTTGTTCTTAAGAGAATTCAAGGCATGAAAAACGAGCAAGCGATTTCAGAAGTTTTATGTTGGTCAAGAGATCCATCTCAACTGAAACGAATGGCTTCAAGGAAAGAAGAGATTCACCAAGCTTTACAAGGTGGGGTTTATAGGTTTCGTGATGGGTCCCATgagtttgtgaatgttttaaccCGTCACAAGATCCCAGTGGCTTTAGTCTCGATCCGCCCACGAAAGAATCTTGAGGAAGCAATTGTGGCGATTGGAATCGAAGGTGTTTTTAATGTTGTGGTGACGGCAGATGATGTTTATAGAGGGAAACCTGATCCGGAAATGTTTGTTTATGCAGCTCAGCTTTTGCAGTTCATACCCGAAAGGTGTATTGTGTTTGGGAATTCGAATCTAACAATAGAAGCAGCTCATGATGCTAAAATGAAGTGTGTGGCTGTAGCTAGTAAGCATCCTGTTTATGAGCTTACTGCTGCTGATTTGGTGGTCAGACAGCTTGACGAACTGTCGGTTGTTGACTTAAAGAATCTTGCTGATATTGAGTTGACTGAGTTTGGGTCAACGCCTGAATTGGAAATGGAGGTTGAGGAAGAAGATGATCAACTCCCACCTCCATCAGCAGCCATTGATGATGGTTTCTGGTAA
- the LOC110922965 gene encoding anamorsin homolog, which yields MAQGSVLAVTDNAVVSLNEVLNAVRMVKKEAIEETNPLRIITQASSLSSLPVDSSSIDLVVFIGKSSDLSSDKLFEEFSRVLKSGGEIFIHQTSDDAKETVKSSLERKLLVLGFSDIEVVQMAEPQSFGIKGKKPTWKIGSSFSLKKPVKSLPKVQIVDDMDLIDEDSLLSEEDLKKPQLPPVGDCEVGSTRKACKNCTCGRAEEEEKVQKLGVTMDLLENPKSACGNCGLGDAFRCGTCPYKGLPPFKLGQKVTLSENFLAADI from the exons ATGGCCCAAGGTAGCGTATTGGCAGTTACAGACAATGCAGTGGTCTCACTCAATGAAGTTCTGAATGCTGTTAGGATGGTCAAGAAGGAGGCTATTGAAGAGACTAATCCTTTGAGGATTATCACTCAAGCTTCATCTCTAA GTTCTTTGCCGGTGGATTCATCATCCATTGATCTTGTCGTATTCATTGGGAAGTCATCTGATCTTTCTAGTGATAAGTTGTTTGAGGAATTTTCACGAGTGTTGAAATCTGGTGGAGAGATCTTTATCCATCAAACTTCTGATGATGCCAAGGAGACA GTGAAATCTTCTCTTGAACGCAAGCTATTGGTTTTAGGGTTTTCGGATATAGAGGTGGTTCAGATGGCAGAACCACAATCTTTTGGG ATTAAAGGTAAGAAACCTACTTGGAAGATCGGTTCATCGTTCTCCCTTAAGAAGCCAGTGAAAAGCTTACCAAAAGTCCAGATTGTTGATGATATGGATCTTATTGATGAGGATAGTCTTTTATCTGAAGAGGACTTGAAGAAACCTCAGCTCCCACCTG TTGGTGACTGTGAAGTTGGAAGCACTAGGAAAGCTTGCAAAAATTGCACATGTGGGCGCGCTGAAGAAGAGGAGAAAGTGCAAAAGCTGGGAGTTACTATGGACCTGTTAGAAAACCCCAAGTCAGCTTGTGGCAAT TGTGGATTGGGTGATGCTTTTCGATGTGGCACATGCCCTTATAAGGGTCTCCCTCCTTTCAAGCTGGGCCAGAAG GTGACCTTATCTGAAAACTTCCTTGCTGCTGACATCTAG